The DNA segment ATTGCAGCTGCCAGAGTTTCACGAAGTGGTGCTATGTTGGCCTTTTCCCTATAGCCTCTTTTATGCAGCCCCGGACCGCTAGTATCTATCATGAGCGTGACTTTGTCTTTCATTAGAGAAAATTGTATCTGATAAAGAGGTCCGGTTTCATCAAACCAACTTTTCTTATATTTATTTTTTAATTTTTCTACAACAGCTTTCTTTATTATTGACTGGCAGTCAGGAACGCTGTAAAGTTTTGATTTTAAGGAGTAGCCCTTTACGGGGAAAGCTCCATCTTCCGGTATCCACTCATCCCATGGAAGAGATTTTGTATTCTCAAAGAGTTCGTCATAAGTTGTGGCAGAAAACTCGCCTATCTTTACTAAAATTCTTTCGGCAGAGCGTATCCAAAGGTTTGAACGGCAAATCGCCTGCTTGTCACCTATAAAGGTAACCCTGCCGTCTTCCACTGTTACATTACTATATCCCAATCTCCTTAATTCATTTGCAGTGACTGATTCTATACCGAAGAGGGTAGGAGCTATAAGTTTAATCGGTGTCATTTTAAACCTCCGTCTATTACTTAAATTATAATGTATGATAAACTTATTATACCAAATTAAAGACTTTAAGCTACATATTGCTGTTCAATTCGATATATAATACTGAAAAATCAAACCTCTTCTGATATAATAGTTCTGTTAAAGAATAAAAAACAACAGATTAATTATAAATACTAATAAAATTGGAGGTAAAAACTTGAAGTTAATATTTTGTGGTGGAGCACAAGAAGTAGGAGCTTCCTGCTATCTTGTGACAATAGACGGAAAAAATATTTTATTGGACTGCGGTATACGGCTTACTTCATCAAAAGATACCCTTCCGGATTTTAGGCTAATTCAAGAAAACGGTGGTATTGATGCTATTATAATAAGCCATGCCCATACAGATCATACAGGTGCTCTCCCGGCCATAAGCCGTCAATTTCCTAACGCACTTATATACATGACTCATATGTCTAAAGACCTTACAAGAGTTCTTTTATATGACAGTCTAAAAATAATGGAAAGAGAACCAGAAATTCCCATATATGCAGAAAATCATGTACAGGAAATGCTGGGTAGAACCGTTTGTTTTTCACCAAATTTTAGTTTTAAATTGTTTAGTGACAGTAATATTACTGCTACCTTTTACAGTGCAGGCCATATAGCAGGTGCGGCGTCTATTTATATGGTTGGTTCTGAAGGCAGTTTGTTTTACTCGGGAGATATTTCTGGATTTAGGCAAAATACAATAGAAGGGGCTACCGTTCCTAAACTTAGGCCTGATGTGGCTATTTTTGAATCTACATACGGAGACAAGCTTCACGCTAACCGCCAAGTAGAAGAACAAAGACTTATTGAATCTATAAATGAAGTGATAATCAACGGAGGGAAGGTTTTAGTTCCTGCCTTTGCATTGGGAAGGGCGCAGGAAGTAATTCTGATATTAAAAAAAGCTATGAACAGAGGGCAGCTGCTTTCGTGTCCAATTTACGTCGATGGTATGGTGAAGGATATTTGTCGGATTTATAAGCTTAACCCAAATTATTTAAGATCAAATTTGGCAAAAAAAGTATTTAGAGGAGTGGATATCTTTTATGATGACAATGTATCCCCTGTGGCCAACCCTGAATTTCGTAAAGAAATCTTAGAATCAAAAAATCCATGTGTTATTATTGCCAGTTCAGGTATGTTAACCGGCGGACCTAGTCAAATGTATGCCCAAAGTTTAGCAACTAATGAAAACAATTTAATTGCCGTAACCGGGTATCAGGATGAAGAATCACCAGGAAAAGATTTGTTAAAAATCATTGAAACAGATGATGATGCTGATAAAAAACAGGACAGAACTATTAAATTAGGAGAGCGAGAGATTAGTGTAAAATGCCGTGTAGGCAAGTTTGGTCTTTCAGCTCATGCCGATAAGATGGAAATATTAAATATTGCTAATAACTTATACCCGCGGAGGATATTTTTAGTCCACGGTAATCCTGAAGCTATAAACAGTCTTGGCAAG comes from the Tepidanaerobacter acetatoxydans Re1 genome and includes:
- a CDS encoding MBL fold metallo-hydrolase — translated: MKLIFCGGAQEVGASCYLVTIDGKNILLDCGIRLTSSKDTLPDFRLIQENGGIDAIIISHAHTDHTGALPAISRQFPNALIYMTHMSKDLTRVLLYDSLKIMEREPEIPIYAENHVQEMLGRTVCFSPNFSFKLFSDSNITATFYSAGHIAGAASIYMVGSEGSLFYSGDISGFRQNTIEGATVPKLRPDVAIFESTYGDKLHANRQVEEQRLIESINEVIINGGKVLVPAFALGRAQEVILILKKAMNRGQLLSCPIYVDGMVKDICRIYKLNPNYLRSNLAKKVFRGVDIFYDDNVSPVANPEFRKEILESKNPCVIIASSGMLTGGPSQMYAQSLATNENNLIAVTGYQDEESPGKDLLKIIETDDDADKKQDRTIKLGEREISVKCRVGKFGLSAHADKMEILNIANNLYPRRIFLVHGNPEAINSLGKEIQKDINGFIYAPRNGEQYEINIKKPRKQRGISKYPNMKRNEPLTQESIKELWEFVKDNLGTETALSAEELMEIWGYEQDTLEVKEILNNSPYFEPNPRRMFLYHAVKESEIEKLSELK